The sequence AACCAAAATTTCAGTAATAAAATGTGATTCAATAGTTACTACTGAAGTTTGTTCAGTAGACGTAGAATAATATGCTACACACATggatgtaatatatatatatatatatatatatatatatatatatatatatatatatatatatatattgctatTTTACATCCAAAGTATAGAATACCTATTCTACACCTAGCCTAAGTCACCCCACGCACCTAGCCATGTGCCACACCCGCCTAGTCTAACCTATCCCTAGCCCAACTCGTCCCCCATGTGTCTACCTGCGCGCCATTGAGCAAACGGAGCGCGTGCTCCACACGCTGCTGAGGACACCCCCGCCTAGGCCGAGCGATGAGCTGACGTGCCCTAGGACACAAAGCGACAGCCCATGTGGGGATGCTGGATGGCCCGACGCTCAAGAGGTGTggacaccggatcatccggcattcATGATTTTCTGAGACGTGCATTGACTGAGgattttaattatggattaatctataatggagttggaggtatgtgtgtgcttgtctcatattgtgcaggtgatggatgcaatatGGTAGTCGACGGTGGAATGATCGGGGcaaagtggggtgcttggtgccaaatGATCAAGGATGCTGggcggagttaagggtgatcctagctgtgcatatggagatcaagcaaagcatgagaaggtAGATAAAGACATCGTGTTgaaaaagtcaagcgaagggtataccagtgcaagtgacaaagcagTCCGAGGTATCGGgagtaggagagacttgccgacagtGAAAatcacaagatggagtacacacgtcgacatcAGATCATTTGCtcaaggtgtaagcaagtggtggtaagtcacactttgagaagcgtccAAGACAGTTTCGCGGTTTCACCTCACAACTAGgtaaggatggagtgcacgtggcatcattgcAAAGCTTGGGTCGAGGCGaagttaagtcatgaagaagccacgaccgttcgatggacggagcaaaaatagaccaaaatgccctaGTGATAGGTAGAATGATTTTaggaacaaggaaacttaagaGCTAAGCAATCTCTCTAGACCtttaaatagaggggtagggctgtaTGAGAGGGTTGAGCCAGTCATTTGAGCTTTGAGTGCTaagttttagaggaaagaaaataagagCTTAGCCTTGATAATAGGTGAAAGCTTTTTGTAAGGAAATTATATTGTAATTCTGCTAAAAATAAGGATGTCCTCTTAATGAGGATGACTCGTGGGATATGTGCCAATAGTACCTAGAGTTTATTTACACCTATGAGTGTCAGATTTCCGTAGCATCTAGTTTTTCTTTAGCTTTTGCTTCCTCTTAGTTTTGAAGTGCCTTCGATgatcaaaataggaaaagatcatccgtttcaaaagaaatttaatTATGAGACGCCTATTTACCCTATTCTAATCATCATTCTCGGTCTTACATTATTGAACAAGAAATTTCctaacaaaggaaaaaaaaactcacgaTTATGCCACTTTCATtttaaacatatatattttgattagACAGTTGACGTTGTAGATTGCATGTAAAGCCTCTGTGAATGTGCGAACTGTTCGGTGCACGAAGCTTAATACCAGTGACATTTTGAAGATAGTAATCCATATCGTTTAATCGCAAAATAATATGAATTTTCGTTTAAGAAATGAGCAATACCAACAAGTTTGATATGGTTGCATGCACGTGGTGATGATGGCACGGTGAGAGCAGAGTGATTTATGGATGCAATTCCAGAGTGATTTATGGGCAACTCTCGAAGATGGCAAGGGCTATTCTCATTGTACTGTATCAGTCAGAAACTTCTCATGTGGAAGATAGTTTTGGATGGGCAAGGATTATTACATTCGATACTGTTGTGTTTGAGATTGAGTCATCTTTTCTTTGGATGGGCAACGATTACATTCATCTCTTCGGATTGGCAGGAAAATTAGTCCATGTTCACTTCTAATCCGAGGATCAGATTTCTCCTAACTCTTCTTTGTCATTTTCCCAAGTCCCCCTTCTCTAGTAATCTTTCTGTTCCTTTAGCAAAACCATCAGACACCACGTACCGCAGAAAACTTGATATATAATAATATTGGCGTGTAAAAAACTCCTATTTATTCGCTAATTAATTTACAGCCAGTCTCGTGTACTCATCAGCATAAGTTACACACTTGATACTTATACTAGTAGAATGCTACAAGCTCGAAGTTATTCTGTAGGGTTACTTACGTGCAGCTTCTCATTCTTGAGAAACAAGAGCAGAGGGCTGCACCTGCTGCAGGACTGTGCTTTTTCTCAGGCTCCAGTTGTGCAGCGCGTGCCCATCGACGTCGTAGAAGACGGCGTGAGACTGATCCGCGTCCATCTCGAGCGACAAGAACCCTTGGCCGTCGTAGAAGAACTCAAGCTTGTCATCGTTTTGTCGAAAGACGCCTCTCCATGCCTTGGATCCGCCTCCGCTGGTGAAGTACTGGATTGGACTGCaacaaggttttgcacaagcaGAAGAAAGAATAAATTAATGTAAGGCGATGCTGTTTTCTCTTCTCGATCATCTATCTGTATATGCCACAAGGTACCGGATGAATTTCACCTATTCCTGCTGCTGATGTGCTCCAAGCAGTGATCATGCCCGTTGATGTAGAGGTCGACGCTGTTCTCCTTGAACACAGGGAGAAGGAGCTGGAGGAGCTCCTGGGTGTCGCCATGGGCGCTCACACTCCTCATGGTATGGTGCCCCACGGCCACCTTCCATCTCGCTCTCGATCTCTTCATTGCAGCATCCAAATCCTAAGGGACCAATGGTAGCTAGTTTGGTAATTGAACACCAGTCATCGCGGTAATGCAGCCATGTTTTTGGACTACAAACTTGCTTCACTACTGAGATTTGATCGAgataatacatgcatgcatgcaccttgAGAAGGTTTGTGATGTATGCTTCTCTTGGCGCGACTCCCCTCCAATCGTAGTGGTCTTCTCCAGGATCAGTCCAGTACTTGAGCTGAAACGGGGTTGTGTCCACGAAGAAGAAATCGGTAAttcctgaagaaaaaaaaactcagacTTTGTTGTGGAGCATTTGGACATTACCTGATAACTTCACTTttttaactatatatatacactaatTCATCACAATTTGTGCAGTTTGCCCAAATGCTTGGTCCTTCTTCCCACCTGCATGGACAAGGAAGGATCTCATGCAGAGAAATCGACTGTCGATGTTGCGCAAAGCCGGGTCAAGTTGTGCTAGCACGTCTCCCCTGTAGTCATGATTCCCTAGAACTGAAAGAAAAACATACTGTTGAGCCTTCACTTGGTACACAGGTATGCGCCCAGAAACCATGTAAATACATGGCAATTAACTGACTAATAATATCAGGAAACAATTAAGTGCGCTAATTAGCTTACCAAGGTACCATGGCTTCTGCAGGCTCTTCGCCGTGTAGACATCCACAAATGACTCATGGAACGCCTTGTCGTCGACGCTGGCCAGGCCGTTGTCTAAGAAGTTGTCTCCAGTTGACACGACGAAGTGGATGTTCATCTCCTCCGCGACCTTTCCCATCTGGATCCCAGAGAATTAATTGCTCAGATTTCGCTTTCGAGAGTAGAAAACCGATGCTTTGTGGCTGCCTTTCATAAATTTTGTGGCTTAAATAGAACTCAGGCAAGTATACCTCTCATATATAAATAAGCAGCTTACGAGTCCATATAAGCAGGGAAAAAAGGTTCCTTCCACAGTTGGTCGAGAAATATTTGCTTACGAGATGAAGTTCTGAACTTGTAATGGACAAAAATAATACACGAAGCTAGCAAACCTGTTGAGCTACCCTGGACTGGTTGTAGGCCCCCTTCCGGCCCCAATCGCCGACGACGAGGACGCGCAACGACCGGCCAGCCTCCACCGCGTGCTCAACGACGGGGAGCTCCCCCCAGGCTGCAGGTGCGCTCCACGAGAGCGTGAGTACGGTGACTAGGAGAGCAAGAGCCATGGCCTGTTCCACTTAACTGCAAGATGTGAGCTAGTGAGGCACTTAAATAGGAGAGAGTTGGAAAGTTTGGAGAAGAATATTCCGTCAAGGTGCTTTAGCAAAGGTGGAGCAAGTGACTGGTTTCAGTGCTTTCTACTGATGATTAGATAATATTGGACACACGGTTTTGCAGGATTACTGCAGGCAGGCAGGCCTGCAACCTGTGTGCAGCGACATGGAAATGGACAAGGGACTAGAACATTGAATTGTTGGATGCAACTGCACGAGCACATAGTCCAAACTTGAAAACATTATAAGTTACATTATGCATTTTTTATTTCGATGAAATGTTGCATTCTATGTTGGAGAATATGACGTCAAGGTGCTTAATAAGTAAACGTCAGGACAATGTGATTAATTAGTTAAGTGTTTTCTACTGATGATTGAATGAGACACGGTTCTGCAGGATTACGGCAGGCAGGGACTACAACATTGAATTATTGTTCCTAGCCACGGTATGCCGGAAGCTCCGCCACCCAAAACTCCCTTCAAATTCGTTATGTACCAAACGATTTGAGTTGTTGGTTGTTATTAGTATGATGGTCCAATCGTTTTGATCCCTTAATTGTGTTATGAGACTGAGTTTCGACTTGTGTAATTTTTGTTTCACATGTTCTAAACAAGAACTTTCTATTTCACCTATCTGTATGTAACTTTCAATGTCATAGAACGTCTTCTTTCCGGGAAATGCCACTGAAAAAATTTGTAGCCCATTGTGCTGAGCTATTGACGCGCTATGTAGCTGTTCTCGCTATATTTGTTTTTCTCTCCAATGATTCAAGAAGTCGTAACTTTTCCAAATATGGTTAGATTTCACAAATTTCGTCAGCACCAGAATTAACCTTTCGATAACAAATAACAATTTTTCTCCAATAACTAAGAGAAGAGAACCATACATCAGTGTTATTTAAATTAAGAGTAATCAGCTATACCAAAACAGCCAAATCATTGTGATTCTCTGATAAACACCCATCTAAAGTAGTCGTAGGGTACAGTTCGGTGAAATCTTCCCCTCGAGATATCGTCTAGCAGTTTCATGAACCAAATCAACATATTTTGCTTCTCTTTTTTCATATTCTTACAGTTTATATTTATTCGATAGCTCTATAGTCAAAACCTCCAGAACGGGGGCATTTTCCACAAGTGCATCAGCAATTCAACTTGGCCATGGCATGCTTTAAATCATGTAACACACAGGCTCTGTGTTGATAACAAGATTTGGTAGTTACAGTGGTTGTTACAGCGACGACTAATTTAATAGACGATCAGGTAAATAGCACCGCGGCCTAGATGAACAGTAACAGGATCAGATAGATAATACCACGACCGGATGGACAGTGATATCCGATCaatgaacagtgatttcatATCAGTGAAAAGTGATTTTAGACCAGTAAACACGACTAGTGGTCATGACCAATGACCAAGCGACTATTGATCACGGTTTGTTCCTGCAGTTGGTCTTCGGACAGATGGAAGAGTTAGTCGAATCTAAGAAGGCCGAACTACGTTAAAATGtattcgggtagatatatgagagttttacgtgttcaaataagaaatatatgtttgttatagaaagtttggagatcaggtaGGCATAGCCGAattatatctgtaagtcttgttcggtttgaattaggagtcctgattTCTTACGGCTAAGATCTGTTAccttttaaatatgagaggatcaTAACCGATTGAGgacatcaaccaatcgatcaaatcaATCTACTTTACCTTTCGTCTTTTGCCTAGTTCCTGTAGTCCTGTTTTCTTTTCCAATCTAAATTGCTACCTATTCTTGATTCCAACGACCAAGGATAAGCTATCGGCCATCTACGCTCCGACGAGGTCCCTCCCGAGCATGGATGACGACAAAGGTCCGACGACGCAGTGCCATGACCGGGGTATCCTGGGTGCTGCTCGTCGGATATTACACATGAGGTGCTCAGTGTGCACACTggtcggaggtactgttcactaGCCGGAAGTACTATTCACTGGCCGAAAATCATTGTTCACTGGTCGTGTTACTATTCATCCGGtcatggtactgttcatctggtcgCTTTACTGTTCCTGCGGTCGTGGTAGTGATCATCTGGTCGTGGTATTGTTCATCTGGTCATACATTAAACCAGTCGTTGCTGCAATGGCCACTATAACtgccaaatcttgtcatcaacactcTTCATGCAATTGAATGTGACGATGAATACcggataattaccatatccagGTACTCAGGATTTTCCGTAATTCTCAAGGTATATCTCTATCTTCAGAAAAGAGATCCTGAGATGAAAGAAAATCTACCCGTAGGTACCTAAGACATCCCATAAATAGTaaaatttatctccaagaatgagaAGTACGACTCTAGAGGATGAACGACAcctccatatatatacggagccagggAGCCGTATGGAGGATAAGTCGAACAAGAGTGTAGCAAACATGACCTTGAGGAAATTGTAGCGACCAATTTATAGCATGTatgtaattttagtgattaatgataacatagtcaatgagactaacatgtttgtcaaatatatgctttagtaggtctcatgcatgcaatacatgaagaaatcacCATAGCTGAGACAAAGATTGATTATTGGGCAAAATCCCAAGAaaaatgtacacaccagatgatccgatgctcAGAAAGAAtaacacactagatggtccggtgcttagtGAACTATACACTCCGGAGCATTTGACTCAGAAGGGAAGATTTAGTTCTatacaccagatgttccggtgttggAGTAATatgctcaccagagcattttctaggagatGTGCAAATCTTCAGAGGGAAGGTTTAAAAGCCAATGGTCTAGTACTCAGAAGGAgtacacaccggaggcttcatcaGAGCATACTATAGAGATTTTTCAATGGGAAatgagttgtactcaccagatggtccggtgatcagaacgTCAACAAGTCGGAGAATTGCACAGTGAGAAGTGGCTCAGTTAagtatacacactggatagtccgatgatagagTTCAAATTAACGCTGGAATATCTGATGTTCACAAAtgggtttgagtggggttccaacatcttgtttctaatgttgtacacaccggatgaccCGATGTTGGTACTACTGttgacaccagatcatccgatgttcataatCTTTTGTGATTGTTGGAGCAACAACTAGTgtgtgggtttgaggctataaatattccctgatgagcccatggctccttcagaccCGTTGTCCGATACAAACACACGCACATTCCGCAGGCACACCTAGAACGCAGATCACGCACCCGTCGTCCGATACACcatggaatcattgtcagggattaaccgtCGACAAGATGAAATAGCTTTTTTAACACATGACTCTGACTCTGATAGCGATGATGGTTTTGACAACCTTTCCCTTAGTCGCCTTTGTGGTGAAGTAATGGAGGAGgttatggatgatgatgatagtCACCTTAGTGGTGACTTTAAAGTCAAACTAAGGAAAAAGACTTcttcatcacataagaagaagaaaaagaaacaaataggAGTATCAGTTAAGAAAAAATCAAATTGTTACAAATGAAGGGCATCTTTTGGAATAGTAGAGGTTGTCGAGACTTGgctaaatttaatttcttatatGATACTTCTGTTGAACATCGCTTAGATTTTATTGCTATCCTAGAGACGGTTAGAGATAATTTCTCTAATGTTGATCTTAGGCGCTTTTGTGGTGGAAAGAATTTCCTATGGAGTTGGTCACGTCCACATGGCAGATCGGGGGGAATTTTGGTGGGAGATAATTTGGACTCTTTTGATGTTGGAACTATAAAATAGGGAGATTATTATGTTAAGATCAATCTAAAAAATAGGCTAGATGGTTTCCAATGGATTTTGATCGCGGTGTATGGTGCTGCACAACAAGAGCATAAagaaatttttttaacaaaactgGTACATGCTCGTCAACCTGtcccggtcggagtctttgaagaaagactctcacgaccatccaccgtggtctcaggccaaggtgaagggaaTGCTCCACTCGAAAACAGAGCacccgaggcaacacctttagaggcaacgcctccctcgGTGCCATCGGTCTCGGGctgccatcatgtggtcgccctgctcaattcgggtacgacctggatgggtcagatctcggactaccttcagaatcaagcagcccCTAACGATGATGCACAACAGAAAAGGTCTCACAGCAAGCtcgcagatactccctggtagagggacacctCTACTGCCGAGGGAGCAACGGccttttactaaaatacatcactcaggaagggaggagcacaatgctctctgatatccacaaaGGCATATGTGGTACCCACGCTTCGTaccgcaccttggtcggaaaagcgttccggcaaggattttattggcccactgccctctaggatgcctgcgagctggtgaaacggtgtgaGTCGTGTCAGCagagcctcagacgctaccacGACCAGAAGGTACGAGAACGAACACTGGTTGCAAGTGACCTCGttcttaggcaaattcagaataaggtaTGTCAGAACAAGCTCTCCTccaagtgggaagggccctacaaggtggtcgatgtcACCTGACCTAGTGCTGTCAAGTTGGCCATGGAGGACGACTgagaattacacaactcctgaaaTATCTCCCTgttgtgcaagttctatgtgtagggtcgctCGAAAACGGAcatatttctctatttttacaggaccttccggacgagcaTAGAATATGACCTATAagttctaaaatttaaaaaatcagaCTCCTTGTTTCGCAGGACTCCCAACCAGCAACGAGCTCCCGACAGGTTAATTCTCCGACCACAACATAGAGGGGTGATTGCGTCTTTCActaaagataatttttttttggtactTACATATAGGGGTGATACTTACAAAAGGTAACTTAAAAGAGATGAAATTGGCAAGGCAATGAAAGCTGGTGTCTTTGTAATTGCAATGAGACTATTCAAcatctctttttttattgaacctTTGCTAAATTCGTTTGGACGAATGTCCAAATTTCTTTTGGTTTACGACCGCCAACAAATGTTGCTAATATGTTCATGTCATGGCTAAGTGGAAGTTGGAAGAATCTCAAGAAACAAATTATAGTTGGAGCAGCATCTGCCATCTGTTGGCAATTTGGTTTCACTGGAATGATATTGTTTTTGATAAaagcacccaaaaaaaaaaaattctatgcagGTTATATATAGAAACACGTACTGTATTCGCTTTGATCACTACTCTAAAGCGAGGACAGAGAATCGATAAGGGCGGGATGTCATCGTTTGGAGACCACCTCGATAGATATTTTTGCCAAATTTAGGTGGAGGTTTAGCAATAAAATAAGTGTTTAATGTTGAGCATATCTGTTTGGTTAAATCTTCTTTCAAGTTGTGTCATGTGTTGGCTTTTAGGTAGGCGGAATTTACTTGaaaggcataacttttgtaATAAGGTTGGTCATATACATCCTTGTATGTCGAGACCGGGATATTTTTATTAGCTTAATAAAATaaactctttttttaaaaaaatgaattttttgtTATGCAATTTGTGATGATTAATTGATTAGAGACAATTTCTAGCAAATTTATACCAATTTTATTTAGCGGTAAAAGAAACCTTGGCTAGTATATGTATTTGATACAAACTCCAATCCAAATACAAACCCTACCACGGATTCGGGAGCTCAAGGAGTCCGAGACGGTAccatccctctctccctcatcgCCGCCATGCCatgctcatcctcctcccctcctctctctcctcgaccAAGGCCTAAGCACCATCCTCAGCTCCGGATATATTACTCCTAGAGGGAGCCCTCCTGTAGGACGGTGGCCACTccagctgcggcggcggcgcagtcGCTCTTGCCGTCCAgaggctgcggcggcggggacACAAAGGCGAGTTAGAATCGATGAGACGATGAGAGAGGAGGATGACATTTCGTGGACCGGTGGAAGCACTCGTCCAGCTACGTACCCTCCTGTTCGCCAACGCCGCAACCCTCCTGTCCGTCGCTAGCCGCTAGGCATGCATGTCGCAAGGGAGCCCGTGGTCTCCCACCACCACCAGTTTTCATTTCCACAAGCAGAAAACAACCGAGATGTCACGATCCCCACCGGCCTGTACGTCTCACGCCGTGCCTTGCTGCTACCTGTGTACGGCCGCCCAATCAAACCCGTAGATCAGCCAGGAAATTAAAGGCCACGCCAGGGCTTGTCTGCTCTTCAGTCTTCACCAACTCGCCGCCTTGGAGCAGTTCGGTGCTCCTCCTCCATTGCTATGGCGGCGGGCTGAGCTCATGCTGAGGATGACCAAGGTGCTGCTCTAGCTGCAGGCGGCGGTGGACAGGAGGCACGGCATCGgccccggccgccgccaccCGCTCCACATGTCCGCCGCGGTCTCTGGCAGCAGATTCGTCGCCTGCCTCCTGGCCTTTGCCGCGTATGCagtacgccgccgccgccgccgccgccgccgccttgtcACGGTAGTCATCCGACCAACCACACCCCGCCCACTCTGCTGCTCCACCAGCTAGTAGTCACTCGCTCTAGCCGACCCATATGCCTCCTAGCCGAATGGGCCGAGTCGGACCATATAATGGACTGAGGGGCAAAACGGCCATCTCACATGAACTGAAAGGGAAAAGAAATGAAAGCAATTAAAAATACGATAATGGCAAGAAAATCAATATTTTAgccattattattattagagATAGATAGTCGAAGCCAACGATTAAAGTAGGAAATAGTCTAGTGACAAGTAAGCAAAATCATCGACGGTTCGAAAGTTGGAGAAGAATATTTCGTCAAGGTGCTTAAGTAAAGGTGGAGGAAGTTACTGGTTTCAGTGCTTTGTATTGATGATTAGATTATATTGGACACACGGTTTTGCAGGATTACCGCAGGCATGCATAGTCACCACAGGCAGGGCTGCATGCAACATGGAAATCGCGCGAAAAAGGACTAGAACATTGAATTGTCGGATGCAACTGCACGAGCACATAGTTGAAACTCCAAACAATTACCAATTTcattatatattattatatggTGGCATGGACAGCATCGTTACAAGGGTATGCTAACTCCTGGTCTAAATAATAGTATTAACTCCGAGTCGCTCAAAACCAGTATGATACTGCACGAGCCTCATTACATGTACAAGCAATAAAATTGTGGCTTTGCCAAGAAAAAGTTAATCCTATGGGCACATGTTCTTCAATTTGGCAACCAAGTATCTGGTAGCTCCGAGTGTCCTCACTGGCGAAGAGGAGGGTGAGTCGGCAGAGAAGCAGTGGAGGCTATGGTCGTGGTTAGGCTATGAGTTAAACTACTTGTACAACTAGAAACAAGAGATGTTAGGGTCAATCCTCGAAATCCAatactccaccaccaccaccgctacaaGGTTGAGGTTGAGCCTTTGCCCCTCGACACCACAAGAACAAAGGTGGGTCCTACAGTGATTCAAGAGTGAAtaaccaaaatgaaaaaaaaaaaattggtaaaCAAACTACACATTCATCTAAGGTAGGTAGAACAGAAGAACCTAACGGAGATATTTGACATTTTGCCACTCATAAGAGTGGGCTTTAACATTTTGTCACTTTTGGAGCTGCAGCACTTCAAAATGTCACCACCAATGTTTGCCACTTTGTTAATTTGTCAATTTGGACATTTCTACTACTGGCCTTACACTTCAGATGAACTCTCATCCCCTTCATCTCCATCTCCGGACATTTCTCCGCCTGTGCCACCCAAAGCCACCTATATCGGTTTTTTAAAAATAGCTCTAtggctttatttttttaaaaataattaaaaagtttttaaaataaaagagAGTATATGACCGGTACTAATTTTTGGCTATTCCACTGATAATAGGATGGTTTTTATCGAAATTCCTATAGCATTCTCGTGGTCAAATAAAGTTCAAtttagtatcactgtcggtttttatTATAAACCAATAATGATAAGCAATCATCAATGTCGGTTTTTattaagaaccggtagtgatgctaCTTTTTTTACAAACCGGTAATGATGGGTCAGCATATA is a genomic window of Phragmites australis chromosome 24, lpPhrAust1.1, whole genome shotgun sequence containing:
- the LOC133907514 gene encoding purple acid phosphatase 4-like, yielding MALALLVTVLTLSWSAPAAWGELPVVEHAVEAGRSLRVLVVGDWGRKGAYNQSRVAQQMGKVAEEMNIHFVVSTGDNFLDNGLASVDDKAFHESFVDVYTAKSLQKPWYLVLGNHDYRGDVLAQLDPALRNIDSRFLCMRSFLVHAGITDFFFVDTTPFQLKYWTDPGEDHYDWRGVAPREAYITNLLKDLDAAMKRSRARWKVAVGHHTMRSVSAHGDTQELLQLLLPVFKENSVDLYINGHDHCLEHISSRNSPIQYFTSGGGSKAWRGVFRQNDDKLEFFYDGQGFLSLEMDADQSHAVFYDVDGHALHNWSLRKSTVLQQVQPSALVSQE